From Elusimicrobiota bacterium, a single genomic window includes:
- a CDS encoding PorV/PorQ family protein, with protein MVIRKLTVCALSLAVLGTVILTPCEVMAVLDSSYAAAYLRTGIGARALGMGGAFRSIADDGSAIYWNPGGNAFIEKKEVNVSYSALSSDRGLNFLSYTHPMSIGTFAVGLINSGVSGIKGYTSAGVENGDVVVSNNAFFLSYARKVGDIVGVGANVKILASQVQGNSGIGFGVDFGAVVQPIKNLAVGLMMQDIASSISWNTASNAVDSVGMNLALCASYKLFDSVNVAAGINKYSDYKNIGYNVGLEYMSEVFGFRAGLENNNPCAGFTVRIMNLVGLTYAYVSDPLNEGNSHIVTLDLRF; from the coding sequence ATGGTTATTAGAAAGCTTACAGTATGCGCGTTAAGCCTGGCAGTGCTTGGTACTGTTATCTTGACACCCTGTGAAGTTATGGCGGTATTGGATTCTTCATACGCAGCGGCCTATCTGCGCACAGGGATCGGTGCAAGGGCGTTAGGGATGGGTGGTGCGTTTCGTTCGATTGCGGATGATGGCAGCGCTATCTACTGGAATCCCGGCGGGAATGCGTTTATTGAGAAAAAAGAGGTTAACGTATCATACTCTGCTCTTTCATCCGACCGCGGGTTAAACTTCCTGAGTTATACTCATCCTATGTCCATCGGTACGTTTGCGGTGGGGTTAATTAATTCCGGTGTTTCCGGGATTAAAGGGTATACCAGTGCTGGGGTTGAGAACGGTGATGTTGTAGTTTCGAATAACGCGTTTTTTCTTTCTTATGCTAGAAAGGTTGGAGATATTGTCGGGGTAGGAGCTAATGTTAAAATTCTTGCCAGCCAGGTACAGGGTAACAGCGGGATCGGGTTCGGGGTTGATTTCGGGGCAGTGGTTCAGCCAATAAAAAACTTAGCTGTCGGGTTAATGATGCAGGACATCGCGAGTAGTATTTCTTGGAATACCGCGTCAAATGCTGTGGATAGTGTTGGGATGAACCTCGCGCTATGCGCTTCTTATAAACTGTTTGATTCAGTAAACGTTGCTGCTGGAATTAATAAATATTCGGATTACAAAAATATCGGTTATAACGTAGGGTTAGAGTATATGAGCGAAGTATTTGGTTTCCGTGCAGGATTAGAAAATAATAATCCTTGCGCTGGTTTTACAGTAAGGATAATGAATTTAGTGGGGCTTACCTACGCATATGTTTCTGATCCGCTGAATGAAGGGAATAGTCATATTGTAACACTGGATTTGCGGTTCTAA
- a CDS encoding ATP-binding cassette domain-containing protein — translation MLELMNVSKQFVVESKLFRKKIGTVKAVDNVSLTLEQGEVLGIVGESGSGKTTLGKIVAGLITHDTGEVKLNGNTAINGNVHPSEVQMIFQDPFASLNPKLSVGVIIGEAVRQRCKHDNKTAGSDYIRKEVQRLLDLVGLGNNVIDNYPHQFSGGQRQRVGIARAVAMQPKIVIADEPVSALDISVQAQILNLLLDLKDEYGLTYILISHDIAVVDFFSNTVMVMRKGKVVECGVTGEVIKNPKDSYTAGLLAAVPVIE, via the coding sequence TTGCTTGAACTGATGAATGTTAGTAAACAATTTGTTGTGGAATCAAAACTTTTCCGTAAAAAAATTGGTACCGTAAAAGCTGTAGATAATGTGTCATTAACGCTAGAACAGGGTGAGGTACTGGGTATTGTCGGGGAGTCAGGTAGCGGGAAGACCACTCTTGGTAAAATAGTTGCCGGGTTAATTACACACGATACCGGTGAAGTGAAATTGAATGGTAACACCGCTATCAACGGTAATGTTCATCCATCTGAAGTACAAATGATTTTTCAGGATCCGTTTGCGTCGTTAAACCCGAAATTATCGGTTGGCGTGATCATTGGTGAGGCTGTACGCCAGAGGTGTAAGCATGATAATAAGACAGCAGGGAGTGATTATATAAGAAAAGAAGTGCAGAGGTTGCTTGATTTGGTGGGGCTCGGGAATAATGTTATCGATAATTATCCTCACCAGTTCAGCGGGGGACAGCGTCAGCGCGTGGGTATCGCGCGGGCAGTCGCAATGCAGCCAAAAATTGTTATTGCGGATGAACCTGTCTCAGCGCTGGATATTTCAGTACAGGCACAGATACTTAACCTGTTACTGGATTTAAAGGATGAGTATGGGTTAACATATATACTGATCTCACACGATATCGCGGTTGTAGATTTTTTTTCAAATACGGTTATGGTTATGCGGAAAGGGAAAGTTGTGGAGTGCGGCGTTACTGGTGAAGTTATTAAAAACCCTAAGGACAGTTACACCGCTGGGTTATTAGCAGCTGTACCGGTGATAGAATAG
- a CDS encoding PHP domain-containing protein codes for MEERNRFVDLHVHTNYSDGIFAPGKVVGLAKERGLTGFAVTDHDTVRGVEEALSAGVNLGVEVIPGVEISANYLKSPEKEVHILGYFVDWKDEKFVATLERFRQVRYERAKSIVSKLNGLSIMISFEDVIKNAGNMNSVGRLHIARALIEKGVVHNVGEAFARYLAPDKPGYVPKDMLSPREAIELILNSKGIPVLAHPQYGASDNESIAEFVGYGLKGIEVWHTKHTKRMIMYFLDLVKKFGLTPTGGSDCHGGIDHHGPVIGNLKIPYEVLEALKEVR; via the coding sequence ATGGAAGAACGAAACAGGTTTGTTGATTTACATGTGCATACGAACTATTCCGACGGAATATTTGCACCCGGTAAGGTTGTGGGGCTTGCGAAAGAACGCGGGCTTACGGGATTCGCTGTTACTGATCATGATACAGTAAGAGGTGTTGAAGAAGCTTTAAGTGCCGGGGTAAATCTTGGAGTTGAAGTTATTCCGGGAGTGGAAATCTCAGCGAATTATCTTAAATCCCCGGAAAAGGAAGTGCATATACTTGGTTATTTTGTTGACTGGAAAGACGAAAAATTTGTTGCTACACTTGAACGGTTCAGGCAGGTACGGTATGAACGCGCTAAAAGTATAGTATCGAAACTTAATGGATTGAGTATTATGATAAGTTTTGAGGATGTTATTAAAAATGCGGGTAATATGAATTCCGTAGGTAGGTTGCATATCGCGCGGGCATTGATAGAAAAAGGTGTGGTTCATAATGTAGGGGAAGCGTTTGCGAGGTATTTAGCACCGGATAAGCCGGGGTATGTCCCAAAGGATATGCTGTCACCCCGGGAAGCGATTGAGTTAATCCTTAATTCAAAAGGTATACCTGTCCTTGCTCATCCGCAGTATGGTGCATCTGATAATGAAAGTATTGCCGAGTTTGTGGGATACGGGTTAAAAGGTATAGAAGTGTGGCATACTAAGCATACTAAAAGAATGATTATGTATTTTCTTGACCTCGTAAAAAAGTTTGGGTTAACCCCTACCGGCGGGTCTGATTGTCACGGCGGGATTGATCATCACGGGCCGGTGATCGGGAATTTAAAGATTCCTTATGAAGTACTGGAAGCTCTTAAAGAAGTTAGATAA
- a CDS encoding Ig-like domain repeat protein, producing the protein MLKNLRFAGVVVVTLVCMMSVVNVSAFEVTVTNMVGITSGTYNTVALPSKIKAVSDYTPLFRINISSNAYNSGESWTIECVTVTISNTQSFNPANDLFALNSGGLVLVADNANPAYLTSTNTWSGYSSETLVATSIYPTSWSGNGPWQVKLTPSSALAIDQANRHYTYYVCIKTTSTISNGDRFRAQIDDAGEVEVVVKENAVSSTVLVLQPTSGANGTIITADTSGPVIQPVNTPSPTTGTTPTVLNNDSFNIYTTSDVLPTNAGARTKLSLNISLGATETAAALSDSGLYNLTDLFTLDTSAIDGKVSNTLAVTDQGSGVFKLQYTITTTTVNAPTTQLPVRIKVRDAAGNESAWDETFYCIIDRGRPDVITLNSPAANTWIGDNAPVLSWQPSTDSNFSTYYLIFSTDSNLGDNAAGDGFRNVGNVLSFNWMSSVNWTNGFPVSSTTTVYYWGVVAADKAGNIGQFVTGREFKYDSIVPNIYNEGPKNSTTSTTPTITVSFDDSLGGVVMSGINFSTVTLTLNDQVVTFSTNAVDGSTTTISYVPAQPLVEGSYTAKVWVIDNAGKTAQLSWGFTVDTVKPVVLDTDNDSYSDYQEMYSGKNPNDETSVPSTSVDFSPVNNECVKASFVSSGQKIKFRVDDPYGLVGIDTTTTASSIKLNYITKGTTESFSTFVTVAKTSYTIFEIQPMKTLLSNGIDDGEIQYTCTPVDKAGNVGSTFTRKFIYDTTPPVISTVTAPSTGDTTSRLTFAIDLYDRFGISLSTMDIVQLTIYNSSEGGYMSLVDGTTSRFTITINTLNAPKTYYYYFMAKDKAGNSCYFPPNANTDQSTALPLVITDKTAPEVAIYQIETLLNYSLGSGTTWLYTQSGTGNTNVKSIPVLYSNPLAFTTGYYNVIRATASPDTSNVVFELKLSTDTVWSSALFNVVKSYKTISGNPMWEAYINTSSLGNNLNYDIRVKAYDTLGNSNIPLDNSHQAYVKVLIKPALAPVSTMHTFSVYSWFISSRASGKTLLLNASPNTTTGNIDIVSCTFQYKKNSDPATAWTDLYKDTNTLGTDKRYVELSFNENDLLYMNINDSLAINSVAAVKFVCTTVANTYDTFLTRGSDGVWKTVLALPPNTYDYYFQVTDNNGKQYNVRDVKEFTSGGATTSRLYIKDYSYIWNIAGLENNVTYDVRVIAADSKGNTDPAATNVFSFTYDNTAPVAPVLTAPVAGQRIKDSSTYNLFATVYDSDIMSVFFHYSDDNGVTWKNIGQDTNGSAGWTTAWSVPDLYTDTNYLLKVSAIDKTRNITFSTSTVITITIDATAPKFVSFWVEASSVTTIMYPNIEYTLKMTTLDNDIAIASVTATSGLTGICSPSYDNGKNGHMIIASGNGTAESPYMYTAKFVPSNTDNISGSFTAYLTDKAGNVTNTSISVMYYDNAPSASIITQVNIDNDGDGKLNENTTAGDTDADGLLGEDGIDYYTSGTLMYVGRFGAQVVSAVTNVDGGTVKFQYSTSGTGPWVTFNEIASAATVTANWNPLALGLVEGTYYLRTVVIDNENNVEVNPAVVTVLYDAVEPSVSQFIAPTGTIDCSQTYSLTGKTNDSDVVRMFFQYKEPSTNTWTPVDITATRLVRLVNSSLTPNTFSAPEVAIVVTSPNTTQASSMEVRAVVYDRAGNRNTDAAHAPVAVLSLNDTISPVAVLSYYTGAIQAECGDANIKSVAFQYKLNGSTNPWVTLWIDSVADGTWTGLVGSIWSSGLSLAILPNGLYDIRAIATDMFNNSNPASAPVSSILAETSATGSRVYTTKKSQVMTVGVKSITSTNSGGCKIDLEVKTTVALAAAPTASFLFKDNANSQSKAVTLTDAGNNVFTGTLELDSISATAGFAANVRIAVFGITQSGEAIGENASIGVSVNNSNSPTVTLIDNTFTITVNASMPRNVTIVAGPAVTNPVPTAQAAMLTPIQGRTYSAFVTDNNQPVTNTGTQFQCTINYSDADIPQGVSEEDLGIVFWDEVSNKWSATGINTVKTNKYTNSVSFNSTHLSKFALMAIKAVPEITFISPVSNGYSDEDPVINVMAVDPLSGISSFRIIVDGTDITAVLIARSASDGIDNDGNGLIDETPMIQGFTPEAPFTLLSETGTRFLARAALKLSPGTHTLEVIAFNQQARSSSQKITFTVTNQLDILSVYNYPNPFNPSKENTTVKMVLTNDAKVTVKVYDFAGKLVSTIMKNETVYANSGATFSWGGTSDITGKYLANDAYFMKIEATDGAKTVVKTLKLAVLR; encoded by the coding sequence ATGTTGAAAAATTTGAGGTTCGCAGGGGTGGTTGTAGTAACGCTGGTTTGTATGATGTCAGTAGTGAATGTGTCAGCGTTTGAAGTTACAGTTACTAATATGGTAGGCATAACTTCAGGGACTTATAATACTGTTGCGTTACCATCAAAAATTAAGGCGGTTAGTGACTACACTCCGTTGTTCAGGATCAATATCAGCAGTAATGCTTATAATAGCGGTGAATCATGGACAATTGAATGCGTTACAGTAACTATCAGTAATACACAGTCGTTTAATCCTGCAAATGATTTGTTTGCATTGAATTCAGGTGGATTGGTTTTGGTAGCGGATAATGCTAATCCCGCATATCTTACTTCTACAAATACATGGTCAGGGTATAGTTCTGAAACACTGGTCGCTACAAGTATATATCCTACAAGCTGGTCTGGTAACGGCCCGTGGCAGGTGAAACTTACGCCTTCATCAGCTTTGGCAATTGACCAGGCAAACCGGCATTACACGTATTATGTCTGTATAAAAACAACAAGTACTATCAGTAACGGCGATAGGTTCCGTGCGCAGATAGATGATGCCGGTGAAGTAGAAGTTGTAGTTAAGGAAAACGCGGTGTCTTCTACAGTGTTAGTGTTGCAGCCAACATCAGGGGCAAATGGAACAATTATAACTGCGGATACAAGCGGGCCGGTAATACAGCCTGTGAATACGCCGTCACCGACTACAGGGACTACACCAACGGTATTAAACAACGATAGTTTTAATATTTATACTACCTCAGATGTTCTTCCTACTAATGCCGGTGCGCGTACTAAATTGTCATTAAACATTTCTCTTGGCGCTACTGAAACCGCAGCTGCATTGTCTGACAGCGGGTTATATAATTTAACTGATTTGTTCACGCTTGACACTTCTGCGATTGACGGGAAAGTGTCTAATACTTTAGCAGTGACTGATCAGGGTTCAGGGGTTTTTAAGTTGCAGTATACAATCACTACTACTACCGTAAACGCGCCGACAACACAGTTGCCTGTCCGTATCAAAGTACGTGATGCTGCAGGTAATGAGTCTGCATGGGACGAAACGTTTTATTGTATTATTGACCGCGGGAGGCCGGATGTTATAACACTGAACTCACCTGCGGCAAATACGTGGATTGGCGATAACGCGCCGGTGTTAAGCTGGCAGCCGTCAACGGATAGTAATTTTTCAACGTATTACTTGATTTTTTCTACTGACTCAAACCTAGGTGATAATGCGGCTGGTGATGGATTCCGTAATGTCGGTAATGTCCTGAGTTTTAACTGGATGTCGTCGGTAAATTGGACTAACGGATTCCCGGTGTCTTCAACAACTACAGTTTATTACTGGGGTGTTGTTGCAGCGGATAAAGCCGGGAATATAGGGCAGTTCGTTACGGGTAGAGAATTTAAGTATGATAGTATAGTGCCAAATATTTATAACGAAGGGCCAAAAAATTCTACTACCTCTACCACTCCTACAATCACTGTAAGTTTTGATGATTCACTTGGCGGAGTAGTGATGTCCGGGATTAATTTTTCAACAGTTACGCTTACTTTAAATGATCAGGTTGTTACTTTCAGCACTAATGCCGTTGATGGTTCAACTACCACGATTTCGTATGTGCCGGCACAGCCGTTGGTGGAAGGTTCTTATACAGCTAAAGTTTGGGTAATTGATAATGCTGGTAAGACTGCGCAGTTATCCTGGGGTTTTACGGTTGATACAGTAAAACCGGTTGTACTTGATACTGATAATGACAGTTATTCTGATTACCAGGAAATGTATTCCGGTAAAAATCCAAATGACGAGACGTCAGTTCCTTCAACTAGTGTTGATTTTAGTCCTGTAAACAATGAATGCGTAAAGGCGTCGTTTGTTTCCAGCGGGCAAAAGATTAAGTTCCGCGTTGATGATCCTTATGGGTTGGTTGGGATTGATACTACTACCACAGCGTCTTCTATTAAGCTTAATTATATTACTAAAGGAACAACGGAAAGTTTTAGTACATTTGTCACCGTTGCGAAAACAAGTTATACAATATTTGAAATCCAGCCAATGAAAACGTTGTTGTCAAACGGTATTGACGACGGTGAGATACAGTATACCTGCACTCCTGTGGATAAAGCAGGGAATGTTGGTTCTACATTTACACGTAAGTTTATTTATGATACCACACCGCCGGTTATTTCCACAGTAACTGCTCCAAGTACAGGGGATACAACTTCGCGGTTAACTTTCGCGATTGATCTTTATGACAGGTTCGGTATATCTTTAAGCACAATGGATATCGTGCAGCTTACTATATACAATTCTTCTGAAGGCGGGTATATGTCGCTCGTTGATGGTACCACCAGCAGGTTTACGATTACTATCAACACTTTGAATGCGCCGAAAACATATTATTATTATTTCATGGCGAAAGATAAAGCCGGGAATTCGTGTTATTTCCCGCCTAACGCCAATACTGACCAGAGTACGGCGTTACCCTTGGTTATTACTGATAAAACCGCGCCGGAAGTTGCGATTTATCAGATTGAAACATTATTGAATTATTCGCTTGGTTCAGGGACTACTTGGTTATATACTCAATCCGGAACGGGTAATACAAATGTTAAATCAATACCAGTACTGTACTCTAATCCATTAGCGTTTACTACCGGGTATTACAACGTTATCCGTGCAACGGCATCGCCGGATACGTCAAATGTAGTGTTTGAACTAAAACTATCAACAGATACAGTGTGGTCTTCCGCGTTGTTTAATGTGGTTAAGTCGTATAAAACAATCAGCGGGAATCCTATGTGGGAAGCGTATATTAACACTTCATCTCTTGGGAATAATCTGAATTATGATATCCGCGTGAAAGCGTATGATACTCTTGGGAATTCAAATATTCCGCTGGATAATTCGCATCAGGCGTATGTTAAAGTCTTAATAAAACCGGCACTTGCACCAGTATCTACTATGCATACATTCTCAGTATACAGCTGGTTTATCTCAAGCAGAGCTTCAGGGAAAACTTTATTACTGAACGCATCACCGAATACAACTACGGGGAATATCGATATTGTCTCCTGTACATTCCAGTACAAGAAAAACAGTGATCCTGCAACTGCATGGACAGATTTGTATAAAGATACGAATACGCTGGGGACTGATAAACGTTATGTTGAGTTAAGTTTTAATGAAAATGATTTGTTGTACATGAACATTAATGATTCATTGGCAATAAACAGCGTGGCTGCGGTAAAGTTTGTGTGCACAACAGTGGCGAATACGTATGATACATTCCTTACCCGCGGATCTGATGGCGTATGGAAGACTGTATTGGCATTACCCCCGAATACGTATGATTATTATTTCCAGGTGACTGATAATAATGGTAAACAGTATAATGTGCGGGATGTTAAAGAATTTACGTCAGGCGGAGCTACAACATCCAGGTTGTATATTAAGGATTATAGTTATATATGGAACATCGCGGGGTTAGAGAATAATGTTACCTACGATGTCCGCGTGATTGCTGCTGATTCCAAAGGTAATACTGATCCTGCAGCTACTAACGTATTCTCGTTTACGTATGATAACACCGCGCCGGTTGCGCCGGTATTAACCGCACCAGTTGCAGGTCAACGGATAAAAGATAGTAGTACGTATAACTTATTCGCAACAGTTTATGATTCTGATATCATGAGCGTGTTCTTCCATTATTCAGATGATAATGGTGTAACCTGGAAGAATATCGGGCAGGATACTAATGGGTCAGCCGGGTGGACCACAGCATGGTCAGTCCCTGATCTTTATACGGATACAAATTATCTGTTAAAAGTTTCAGCTATTGATAAAACCAGGAATATTACGTTCTCAACATCAACCGTTATCACAATTACTATTGACGCTACAGCGCCAAAATTTGTTTCCTTCTGGGTTGAAGCTTCTTCAGTGACTACAATAATGTATCCTAACATAGAGTATACGCTTAAGATGACAACTCTTGATAATGATATTGCTATTGCGTCTGTCACGGCAACCAGCGGGCTCACAGGGATTTGTTCGCCTAGTTATGATAATGGGAAGAACGGGCATATGATAATTGCGTCCGGTAACGGTACTGCTGAAAGTCCGTATATGTATACCGCGAAATTCGTGCCAAGTAATACAGATAATATATCCGGTTCATTCACTGCGTACCTAACAGATAAAGCAGGGAATGTTACGAATACTTCAATATCGGTTATGTATTACGACAACGCGCCTTCAGCGTCTATAATCACACAGGTTAATATCGATAACGACGGGGATGGTAAGCTGAATGAAAATACTACAGCAGGGGATACAGATGCTGATGGATTACTTGGGGAAGATGGTATTGATTATTATACCTCAGGAACTTTGATGTACGTCGGGCGTTTCGGTGCACAGGTGGTCTCTGCAGTAACTAACGTCGATGGCGGGACGGTTAAGTTTCAGTATTCAACATCAGGAACAGGGCCGTGGGTTACATTTAATGAGATAGCTTCTGCGGCTACAGTTACTGCGAACTGGAACCCGCTTGCGCTTGGCTTAGTGGAAGGGACATATTACCTGCGTACAGTAGTTATTGATAATGAAAATAATGTTGAGGTTAACCCGGCAGTTGTTACTGTTCTGTATGACGCGGTTGAACCGTCCGTCAGCCAGTTTATAGCGCCTACGGGGACCATTGATTGTTCACAGACGTATTCTTTAACGGGAAAGACTAATGACAGTGATGTCGTTAGGATGTTCTTCCAGTATAAGGAACCGTCAACAAATACATGGACGCCTGTTGATATAACAGCAACCCGGTTAGTACGGTTGGTGAATTCGTCGCTTACTCCCAACACCTTCAGTGCACCTGAAGTGGCAATAGTTGTAACATCGCCAAACACAACTCAGGCTTCAAGTATGGAAGTACGCGCTGTGGTATATGACCGTGCAGGAAATAGGAATACTGATGCCGCGCATGCGCCTGTTGCGGTGTTAAGTTTGAATGATACAATTAGCCCGGTAGCGGTACTTTCTTATTATACAGGTGCTATACAGGCTGAATGCGGGGATGCTAATATAAAATCAGTTGCATTCCAGTATAAGCTTAATGGGTCAACTAATCCGTGGGTAACACTGTGGATTGATTCTGTTGCGGATGGGACATGGACAGGGCTTGTTGGTTCAATATGGTCTTCGGGGTTGAGTTTAGCAATTTTGCCGAATGGATTGTATGATATCCGCGCGATAGCGACTGATATGTTTAATAACAGCAATCCGGCAAGTGCACCTGTTAGCTCAATCCTTGCTGAGACTTCAGCGACCGGATCAAGAGTGTATACCACTAAGAAGTCGCAGGTTATGACAGTTGGGGTAAAGAGTATTACTTCAACAAATTCAGGTGGATGCAAGATTGATCTTGAAGTTAAAACTACGGTTGCTCTAGCAGCAGCGCCGACAGCGAGTTTCTTGTTTAAAGACAATGCTAATTCGCAGTCTAAGGCTGTTACTTTAACAGATGCGGGGAATAATGTGTTTACCGGAACATTGGAGCTTGATAGTATATCCGCTACCGCAGGATTTGCGGCTAACGTACGGATAGCGGTGTTCGGTATAACGCAAAGCGGTGAGGCTATTGGCGAAAACGCGTCAATCGGCGTGTCTGTAAATAATTCTAACTCACCAACGGTGACACTGATTGATAATACGTTTACGATTACGGTGAATGCGTCAATGCCGAGAAATGTAACGATTGTCGCGGGGCCTGCGGTGACTAACCCGGTTCCTACTGCTCAGGCAGCGATGCTTACACCGATACAGGGGCGTACGTACTCTGCGTTTGTTACGGATAATAATCAGCCTGTAACTAATACAGGGACTCAGTTCCAATGTACAATTAATTACTCGGACGCTGATATCCCGCAGGGTGTGTCAGAAGAGGATCTCGGGATTGTTTTCTGGGATGAAGTAAGTAATAAGTGGTCCGCTACGGGGATTAATACTGTGAAGACAAATAAGTATACAAACAGTGTTTCTTTCAATTCCACGCATTTGTCTAAGTTTGCGTTAATGGCAATCAAGGCGGTACCCGAAATTACGTTTATCTCACCGGTTAGTAACGGGTATTCTGATGAAGATCCTGTAATCAATGTTATGGCTGTAGATCCTCTAAGCGGGATATCGTCATTCAGGATTATCGTTGATGGTACGGATATCACAGCAGTATTGATTGCGAGATCGGCATCTGATGGGATTGATAATGACGGTAACGGATTAATTGATGAAACACCAATGATACAGGGGTTTACACCTGAAGCGCCGTTTACGTTGCTAAGCGAAACCGGAACGCGGTTTCTTGCGAGGGCAGCGTTGAAGCTTTCACCGGGGACGCATACGCTGGAAGTTATAGCGTTTAACCAGCAGGCACGGTCTTCTTCACAGAAGATTACGTTCACCGTGACAAATCAGCTGGATATTCTCAGTGTATATAATTATCCTAACCCGTTCAATCCTTCTAAGGAAAATACAACGGTAAAAATGGTACTTACTAATGACGCGAAAGTTACTGTAAAAGTTTATGATTTCGCGGGTAAGCTTGTTTCTACTATAATGAAAAACGAAACAGTATATGCAAACTCAGGAGCGACTTTCAGCTGGGGCGGGACAAGTGATATTACAGGAAAGTATCTTGCAAACGATGCGTATTTTATGAAGATTGAAGCAACGGATGGGGCTAAGACTGTAGTTAAAACGTTGAAGCTTGCGGTGTTAAGGTAA